One window of Caldisericia bacterium genomic DNA carries:
- a CDS encoding DUF996 domain-containing protein: MDLKQEKILGGIGAILTLFFIIPVIGWIISIVGLILIAISVKGLSDKLNEKLIFTNYLTSIIFFFLSVFTLIGTCFLTMFKIIKNLPEKFNSDFFNFGYRFDFFTHRRLFRDYPEMGPKLKEFLSSLDGKLWILLLIIAIVWILLILGGIFKKVSFDKLSEKIRIDEFKISGFFVFLGAILVPLFGVGIILMLIGVIFEIISFFSIKDKFEPSKSS, encoded by the coding sequence ATGGATTTAAAACAAGAAAAGATTTTAGGAGGAATTGGAGCAATTTTAACTTTATTTTTTATAATTCCAGTAATTGGATGGATAATATCTATTGTTGGTTTAATTTTAATTGCAATTTCAGTAAAGGGATTGAGTGATAAGTTAAATGAGAAATTAATTTTTACAAATTACTTAACATCGATTATTTTCTTCTTTTTATCAGTTTTTACTCTTATTGGAACTTGCTTTTTAACAATGTTCAAAATTATTAAAAATCTTCCAGAAAAATTCAATAGTGATTTCTTTAATTTTGGATATAGATTTGACTTTTTTACTCATAGAAGATTATTTAGAGATTACCCAGAAATGGGTCCTAAATTAAAAGAGTTTTTATCAAGTCTTGATGGAAAATTATGGATTTTACTTCTCATAATTGCGATTGTTTGGATACTTTTAATTCTTGGTGGAATATTTAAAAAGGTAAGTTTTGATAAACTCTCAGAAAAGATTAGAATTGATGAATTTAAAATAAGTGGATTCTTTGTTTTTCTTGGAGCAATTCTTGTCCCTCTTTTTGGAGTAGGAATAATTTTAATGTTAATTGGAGTTATTTTTGAAATAATCTCTTTCTTTTCAATAAAAGATAAATTTGAACCTTCTAAATCTTCTTGA
- a CDS encoding dihydrodipicolinate synthase family protein — translation MKKGKYNGIITPLITPFNGKGEIDFKGFESLLLFLKDKVDGFFVNATTGEFTSLSIDERIEVLKFVKSVVKEDKLIFSHITSTSIKDIEKIIKASHDLKVNAIVITPPYYLIPDRDGIKNFFYFILKISNLDLLIYNIPSCTGYSLSVDIIKEIAFECERLKGVKATIDSLSYIKDLISIKEKREDFSVLTGVELYLAPTLLSHGDGGIVALSNFAPLLLKEIILNFENKNFENFIESHRKVMKLFEIYKYSSSFASAIKIALNLLGFPISKKVRVPLIEDSEEKVEKIKDILISLGLM, via the coding sequence ATGAAAAAGGGAAAGTATAACGGAATAATCACACCACTTATTACTCCATTTAATGGAAAAGGTGAAATTGATTTTAAAGGATTTGAGAGTTTACTTCTTTTTTTAAAAGATAAAGTTGATGGATTTTTTGTAAATGCAACTACTGGAGAATTTACATCACTTTCAATTGATGAAAGAATTGAGGTTTTAAAGTTTGTAAAAAGTGTTGTAAAAGAAGACAAACTAATTTTTTCTCACATAACCTCAACTTCAATTAAAGATATTGAAAAAATCATTAAAGCATCTCATGATTTAAAGGTAAATGCAATAGTTATAACTCCTCCATACTATCTAATTCCTGATAGAGATGGAATTAAAAATTTCTTTTATTTTATTTTAAAAATTTCAAATCTTGATCTATTGATTTACAATATTCCCTCTTGTACAGGATATTCTTTATCAGTTGATATTATAAAAGAAATTGCATTTGAGTGTGAGAGATTAAAGGGGGTTAAAGCAACAATTGATAGTTTAAGTTATATAAAAGATTTAATTTCAATAAAGGAAAAAAGAGAAGATTTTTCAGTTTTAACTGGAGTTGAACTCTATCTTGCACCAACTCTTTTATCGCATGGAGATGGAGGAATTGTTGCTCTTTCAAATTTTGCACCTCTTCTTTTAAAAGAAATTATTTTAAATTTTGAAAACAAAAATTTTGAAAATTTTATTGAATCTCACAGAAAAGTTATGAAACTTTTTGAAATTTATAAATATTCCTCATCATTTGCTAGTGCAATTAAAATTGCTTTAAATCTTTTAGGTTTTCCAATAAGTAAAAAAGTTAGAGTTCCACTAATTGAAGATAGTGAAGAAAAGGTTGAAAAAATAAAAGATATTCTTATTTCTTTAGGTTTAATGTAG
- a CDS encoding aldo/keto reductase, with amino-acid sequence MIYRKFIKGDILISQLGFGAMRFPTIESEEDIDIKKSYEMLDYAIENGVNYIDTAYPYHGGMSEIFLGDYFEKRGVREKIYLATKMPVWKIEKYEDFDFYFNVQLNRLKTNYIDFYLLHSLWKNSWEKVKNLGVLDWLIKKKKEGKIRFFGFSFHDEFEVFKDIIDYYDWDFCQIQLNYMDINYQAGEKGLSYAYSKGIQVIIMEPNKGGKLASPPTSVLKVFESYKIKRTPVEWALSFLFNKKEILTVLSGMSSMDQVKENILIASKYNTNSLSEEDLKVIIKARNEWLNLKTIDCTKCKYCLPCPYGVNIPENFEIYNNLIMYGDIKEAFWEYEYLKEEERASNCRECGECEEKCPQNLPIRELLREIRDKFK; translated from the coding sequence ATGATTTATAGAAAATTTATTAAAGGAGATATTCTTATCTCTCAACTTGGATTTGGAGCAATGAGATTCCCAACAATAGAAAGCGAAGAGGATATTGATATTAAAAAAAGTTATGAAATGCTTGATTATGCAATAGAAAATGGAGTTAACTATATTGATACTGCATATCCATATCATGGTGGAATGAGTGAGATCTTTTTAGGTGATTATTTTGAAAAAAGAGGGGTAAGAGAAAAAATTTATCTTGCTACAAAAATGCCAGTTTGGAAAATTGAAAAATACGAAGATTTTGATTTTTATTTTAATGTTCAATTAAATAGATTAAAAACAAATTATATTGATTTTTATCTTCTTCACTCATTATGGAAAAATTCATGGGAGAAAGTAAAAAACTTAGGTGTTTTAGATTGGCTAATAAAAAAGAAAAAAGAGGGAAAAATAAGATTCTTTGGTTTTTCATTTCATGATGAATTTGAAGTTTTTAAAGATATAATTGACTATTATGATTGGGATTTTTGCCAAATTCAATTAAATTATATGGATATAAATTATCAAGCAGGAGAGAAAGGTCTTTCTTATGCTTATAGTAAAGGAATTCAAGTCATAATTATGGAGCCAAATAAAGGTGGAAAACTTGCTTCTCCTCCAACATCTGTTCTTAAAGTTTTTGAAAGTTATAAAATTAAAAGAACACCAGTAGAGTGGGCTTTGTCTTTTTTGTTTAACAAAAAAGAAATTTTGACAGTCTTAAGTGGAATGAGTTCTATGGATCAAGTAAAAGAAAACATTTTAATTGCAAGTAAATATAATACTAATTCATTGAGTGAAGAAGATTTAAAAGTAATTATCAAGGCAAGAAATGAATGGCTCAATTTAAAAACAATAGATTGTACAAAATGCAAGTATTGTCTTCCTTGTCCATATGGAGTAAATATTCCAGAAAATTTTGAAATTTATAACAATTTAATTATGTATGGAGACATAAAGGAGGCTTTTTGGGAATATGAATATTTAAAGGAGGAGGAGAGAGCATCAAATTGCAGAGAGTGTGGTGAATGTGAAGAAAAATGTCCTCAAAATTTACCAATAAGAGAATTATTGAGAGAAATAAGAGATAAGTTTAAATAG